tttagctcTCCGTCACTATTTGCTCTTTGCGATGAAATTTTGCCTTTTAATAGTTCTATTCTTATGGACTGTTTGCAAGTAATTCAATCTCTTTAATTTCCATATTTAGATATTTCTAAActgaatttgattttgaataattgtaaatttttgttagacccTAGAATTCGTCATGCTACTTTAATTACTTATACTTTGACTAGAGAATTTATTAGGTATGATCGTTTTTCTGTTTGGAATAATAtctctttttatttgataaaattttattaatataatcagtaattttactttaaaaataattatttatttttcattaattaaaatatattaataataacttcattaatcatatataaatatatcttTAATATAAGCCATTGATCAAAATTTCATTTCTtattctattataaaattaattttaataatacatatcgtataaaaaattcttttcattataattgtgatattcaaatatgtaaaaaataatactgttaaaataatataataatttaatataatatttataataaaaaatatttttttataaatttaaatattttaatttattacttataaaaacaatctttcaatttcattttttctaaattttaatagtcTTGCCTGTTATCTATAAAagtaatatttcatttattttaaaagtaaatttaaattatttaatctattactcattaaacttatattttctaaatttatttattttttaattttcgtgaaaaccattaattaatataatattacttatagaatacttttatttataaaaatttaaaatttattttcctaaatttaaatagtttaataaataatttcaatcatataaataaattaacaattaagtgacataattactttttaacaataaaaatggCGTATTACAGTATATTAAATGATGAGTAAATAATGTAAGAATAATTTTACGTTTTTAAGTTGAAatcttaaaaatgaaaaataaattttttggatTGGAAAAAAATAGAGAATGCGAGGGACTTATAGCAAAGGGATATGCCCAACAATGAGATATCGACTATGAAGAAACATTCTCACCAGTCGCTAGCCTTGAAACTGTAAGATTATTGCTTGCTTTAGCTATTCAATTATCCCTTCCGTCTTTCAATTTGATATGAAGTCTGGCTTCTTGAAcgaagatttagaggaagagtTTATGTTTCTCAACTTGAGGGCTTTGTTGAAAATGGTCATGAGAATAAAGTTTTTAGATTGAGAAAAGCTCTCTACGGGCTTAAGCAAACACCACGAGTCTGGTATAGTAAAATTGACAGCTAGTTTTGTGAGAATGATTTTATTAAAAGTGAAAATGAGCCTACTTTTTACTTGAAAAGGAAGGCAAAGCTGGATTTTTGTTTGTGTGTATTTACGTTGATGACATGATTTATTTTGAGTCCAATGATTGTTTTATTGTTGATTTTAAGTCTTCTATGATGAGAAATTTTGAGATGACAGATTTGCGGTTATTGCAATATTTTCTTAGGTTTGAGGTGAAACAATGTGCAGATGGAATGTTTGTTGGACAACAAAAATATACAAGTGATTTGCTTAAGAAATTCATCATGGCAAAATGCAGCATAGCTGCAACTTCGatgaatttgaataaaaaattacaagatGAAAATGGGACAGAAAAGACTGATGTAACTTATTTTCGGAGGATGATAGGTGGATTGAACTATTTGTCTCATACACAACTTGATATTGCCTTTTCTGTTAATAACTTATCCAGGTTTATGCACAGTCCAACAAAGAATCATTTTGCAGCAGTAAAAGGAGTATTGCGATATATTGCCGGAACTGTTAATTTTGGAATTTGGTATACCACAGtatcaaaatttcaaattatttgatTACACTGGTAATGATTGGGCAGGTTCTTTGGATGATAGAAAGAGTACCTCAGTTTATACTTTCAGTCTTGGTTTAGGTGCCATCTCATGGAGTTCAAAGAAGCAAGATACTATTGCTTTGTCATCTTCAGAAGCGGAATATATTGTTACAATTTCTGCAGCATATCAAGCCATGTGGCTTAGGCGAGTCTTGCCTGACTTGGGTCAAGAGCAAGTGGCGGCAACTAaaatttattgtgataacaaagGCATAATAGCAATGACAAAGAACTCAGCTTTCCACAGCATAACAAAGCACATTGAAACTCGACACCATTTCATTCGAAGGTTAGTTGCAAATGGAAAAATAGAGCTGAAATTTTGTGATACTAATGATAAAGTTGCAGAATTATTCACTAAGTCTttatctcaactaaaacatacTTATTTTGATCAACAATTGGGTATCAGTGATTTTGAATCAAGAAGGCATGTCAAGatttgattataaaattataaatgttgGTTTAGTTCCTAGTTAAATTTCTGATATTGTGttattgttaataatgacaaataaaattatatctgCTGTAGATTAGTTACAGATTATTTAGTTctgttcagtttattttataatacCTGTAAAAGACTTTATTTTCTTCTTGTATAGAGTAAAAAAGACAAATCCACtttctcttttatatttataattcctcattattttattatcaCCAAcgagatataaaaaaaaaaaaaaagcactcaCATTATTCCTCAAAATATCATAATAatttccttattattttttgtcATTTCCCCCTTTTATGAAATAATTCTCAAAATAAACTCTCTCTCAATATTTTTCTCCAAACCTATAAAATTTGGGAAACTAATTACTACACTAAAATGATAAAAACCCACGTAAAGTAAAGATTTGCTAACTTGGGGGAGCTCCATTAGGCAGGCgccatacttttttttttcccctttttctaATTATATCATTCATAATCTGAAGAGAAACCAAACCTTTGTTTCTGATTCACCTCTTGTTTGTAATACTCAAAAACCCCATCTGATCGAGTTCTTTGTTCAGGCTTCAATTTGGGCTGATCAGGTGGTTCCGCTGTTTGCTTGCTTTGTGCAAAAGCAAAACCCTTATGCAAacacagaaaaaaaaagaaaaaagaaaagaaattgtttGATACAAATAGCAAGAGATGACACGATAGCGTTTCAGAGATATCGGGGGTAAAATATCAACTCTCAAAGAAGAAGCACCATTTCTGCGTCAGAGCTCACATTATATATTGGgctgttttaagtgattttcaaTTATGGAGAAGGAGAAAGCAAGAATATAGTAGACATTTTGATTAaggaatttaaaaatttaatataattttttgttgtATATATACAGAGGCTAATCCCTCAACAAAAGAAAGAGGTATGTATATGATAATCTGAATTAATTCTGTCTTTCACAATCTAATGAATTAAAtacattttagaaaatatatatgtcattaattaattcatactttaatttataaacGTTAATGAGCGTTTGTAAATAAATGGATGGAAACAACATGCATAATTATACTTATATCCATCTTTTTATATATGCTAAGTATACATAGGGAGATCAGGTTACATCCTTTTTAAGTGATTACAGTCTAGCTATAATAGCCAGTTGGAGATCATACAGAAGAACATAGTAGCTAGCTAGCTGAGAATTTAAAGATATTAAAGTGGTggcgtatatatatatatctaccatcttctttctttttcatttcttcttccttttgcgGATCATGGCATGGGGTCAAATCCTAGAAAAATATCTTATTTAGATATATATAGTGTGAAATACAGTTCAGTGATTGAACGTGGAGAAAGGGACcccattattgttattattattggaGTCAACGTCTCCTTCCACCGGAGCCACTCTCCCTTTGACAGTTAAAGTAAACAGCGGCAACGGGCAATCCAAGGTTGTAAAGCTCGGCAAAGTCTCTAGTGTTGAAGTTCTGACGCCACCCAGGTGCATACACTGTTTGTCTTCCTAATTGCCGAAATAGTATGAAAACAAACCTATGAATTCCCACCGATGGTCGTGGGCTTTCATAGCACACAACTTCTTGGCCTACAATATATGCCATCACATCATCATTAGTAGTATTACACTTGCATGTACTaaacaaaattttatgtatgcgtggtcaagagaaaaagagagagaatctTCTAAATTTTCGTATGTTGATAATATGCTTTCATCAGTTGTCTCCCAACCCCacgtattattattattattatattctgTCAACATGCAAGCATCAGGTGGAATGAGATTGATGTTGATGGCCTCACACGATAGATTCGATCGAGGTTAAAGAAAAAAGGAGAAGGTATCTCTCTCAGTTTCTTCAAATATATGTATTGCTTGCTCTCAACATTCTTCAAACAAGTGTTGCTAATATATAAACAAGGGAGGGGAAGAATTTGAATGGAAATGACATGGACCACTGGAAGAGGAAGCCAGAGTTGTGGATTCTGTGTGGGGTCGGTGTGAGTGACGGCGCTCGAAGAGACGATAGGCCTCACTATGATACCTACGGAGATTGTTCTCTTGATAATTCAGTTTCTTCTAATAAAGTTGAGAGAAAATTCTAGCCAATAACCTCGTGACTTATATACCACCATCATTATCATTACACAACCAACACTTACATACATATATCAACAGTATTTCTCCATGGTTAATCAATAAgtttctagaaaaaaaaaatattattatgatattctttcttcatgcatgcATATAATTTTAGAGTAATTAATTAGATGTACTGACCAAAGCTTGCCCCTGTAGTTCCTGGAATATCAGTGACCAACCTACAAAAAGTTCATAGAAAGAGTAAGTGACCAACCTATCACCTTGAGTTGGATTAATTCCTCTTACCATTAGATGATctgtcaaattttaaaattaattaatagtaagagtataaaataaaaaatatttcttctaaaatatatttttgattttgaattcCAATTAAAGGGATTTAAATTCTACGGAgatcaatggaaagaaaaggTAGATTCAATCAACACTATCCAAATCATATTTAGAATTTGATTAAATGGATAAATTTAGCCCTACCTTAAAGAAAGGATTACCCAAACTAAATAAGAGTCATttctatttaattcttaaatggATATGAGATAGGAGTTTGAACAGAAAACAGGTACATGTCTACTTCAGGTAATAAGGTGGCACTACCACATCTCTATTTCTATAGATAGCTCATCCAGCTTTCGTGTGGGGCTTCATGGTTTCCATGTTAATTACTGTAATTATGTTGCCCACTTCCATCAACTCTCTGAGCCACTAACTATTCACCCATGCCCAGTTGAAGAGGCTAGCTCTTATTCTTGGATTATATTATTGAAGTTTGCAAGgaagataaaaaaaaacacaaatatatatatcaaacGTAAAACTCAAACGTCCATGCATTTATACATGAAACTGCTGTGCGTGAATCCAGAAGGTACCAGTGCAAGTATTCTCTGAGATTTGGGTCACTGGGGCTAGGTGCGTCAGGGTCCACCATAACCTGTACCAACCAAATGATATAAGATTCTTCAatgaaagaagaggaagaagaagaagaagaagaagaagaagaaattaccAAAGTGTAGAAGGTCCTTAAATCATCTCCACCAACATCAACCCTAGGTTGATTGACAACTTGAGAAGGTTTGAGCTCACAGCCATTAGTGACATGGTCTCTGTTATTATAAGTGATATTGAGCGAGATAGACCTAGTGAAGGGGTCCAAAACATCCCCTATCACACGCCCAACAGCAAGAGGATCTCTGTCTCTAGGCATTTTTCCAAGTACGAGAGAAGCACTAGTTAGTAGTGGAATAGTGTACTGTTAGTGGGTAGATTTGTATGAGATACATTATCCATTTATATACTGTACCTCTGAGCCTGAGGTATCTAGCTTTTTCTTCATATTCCCATCAACGaaaatctctttttcttttctaatttttttttccccttataTTTCCTCTGATTCCGAAAtccattataatataattttatttttttattttcctttcttaTGAAAGTAcaacttttctttaaaatatatatcatgTAATTCCGGTGATAACTGAAAAGGATAAAGTGGAGTGGAccccttttttttattattattattctgtttaacttctttttgtttttattttattaaattatacatTTCAAATAGTTGCATGGCATGCTCACATGCAAAATTctgatattttcatatttttttaaaaaaaataaaaatttaacccaacactattaaaattaatatattttactgtatcggtttaaaatttttatatttatttttgcagtgatttatttatttttaataatggatactgttataattataattttattaaatataaaaataaaatatattatatgataaaaatataaaaattttaaattatttttaaattattatcgtAATAATATTAATCCAATAATTTTATAACcgctattaaaatattattgtttaaaaatatagtaatgaTATatgtgtattttttaaaattaaaaattaaaaaaaaattaggacaTGTAAAtaaaagtgttttttttttatattattttcttagaACATCTGCTATTCATTTTTGAAAATTGCATTTAACGGCAATGGAAAACAAATtgcaaattaaaaaatgaaaaaaaaaatcatatcttTCATATCCTAGAAAGTTATTTTAATTGTGAAAGTTGAATGTGTTATtcatttatttgtaataatataaataacttttaaaattacataGCAAACTCTCACAACATTAACAAAATAGGCAGATAATACAAAATTAGATTAGAGTTGAAAAACCTATAAAATATTCAAACTTGAAGCCGCATGGATTTCTTGTTTTAactattttctaaaataaagaACAGGTATTTTACGACCAAAATTATAATACAAATATTTCATGGTTTATCGTTGAAAATCTATTTACAATAACAAAAAATTGTCATTActgtaaaataaatgaataaaaaacattgaaaaataaaagtaaaacaaGTTtctgaaaattataatttaaagtttatgaaagatataaaaatattgattaatgaagaaaatagaaattaaatttttctaagcaaatgaaaaattaaacatGTGTGTGGATGATCATATTACAAAGCTaaaaagtttaataaaataataatagctCTTTTTACGATAATCAAtcagcataaaaattaaatagatgagattttaaattcaaGTCTTACTTGACTTTTGTGCCCATTTCGAATCTAAAAAGTTGGTAATTTTGAAATTGTGCGCATGGGAAAGCAAAATGGAAACAAATAATAAGCAAAGGTTCTTTCAACTCATGATATATGTTTTTCATCTGTACTATCAAAGGAAGACAGAGAACAACAGATAGTGGATTAACGTTGTacaacttttatatatataaaacatgCACTTAACCATGTCGGTAGTTAGTAGTTGCTGACCCGCAAATAACACTTGTAAAGTGCTTTCTCATCTTCCTATTTGTCTTATTCTaagtgtaatttttttttttttttacgatAAACTTGCACtgattttattaaatgaattgaaaagttagaaaaaagaaagacaGACAGACAGACAGACTCAGAACTATACAGCTTTGGCAGCAGCCTAGCTACTTCCTTAATTATCAtctgaaagaaaataaatatctcAATTCATTATCATCTGAACTATTTCTagtcattttctttcttctcttatcATCTCAAAGAAAACAAATATTTCAATTTACTTGCCTTTTTTTCCCTGTTCTATTCTTGATATGAATAGAATTTACTTTGCTGTAGGCATCCTCATCCGAAGAAGAGGGGACCTCAAACCAGAAGGTGACATATATATCATATgtggtatttttaattttattactgtGTCGGGTTGTTTAttgttatctttatttttttaattatatcagttgatttttttttatataacacGTTTTTAGTATGTTGTTAATTATTGGTTAGTTATGGATTTGTTGGAGCAAATCTTTAGGAGCGTGaagtattatataaaaatttattctatATTTATTCTCcgtttttaattgaataaaaattgaCCCGAAAGAAAAATGGTATTGCTAGTACAGCAccagaaaaaattttaatcaaaatatcaTGCTCATATTCAT
This genomic interval from Manihot esculenta cultivar AM560-2 chromosome 12, M.esculenta_v8, whole genome shotgun sequence contains the following:
- the LOC110628860 gene encoding protein HEADING DATE 3A; this translates as MSRLMRDPLAVGRVIGDVLDPFTRSISLNITYNNRDHVTNGCELKPSQVVNQPRVDVGGDDLRTFYTLVMVDPDAPSPSDPNLREYLHWLVTDIPGTTGASFGQEVVCYESPRPSVGIHRFVFILFRQLGRQTVYAPGWRQNFNTRDFAELYNLGLPVAAVYFNCQRESGSGGRRR